A genomic region of Raphanus sativus cultivar WK10039 chromosome 6, ASM80110v3, whole genome shotgun sequence contains the following coding sequences:
- the LOC108811966 gene encoding classical arabinogalactan protein 2 — protein MTPKALQVVIFLGFLATSCLSQAPAPAPTTTVSPPTSLPPMTAQTPSPVASPPVPVNEPTPAPTTSPTTAPTTSPVASPPQIDAPASGPSAGLTPTSAPAPGPDTVADAPGSAAWANQAFLMGTFVAGALYAVILA, from the coding sequence ATGACTCCCAAGGCATTACAAGTAGTGATCTTTCTTGGTTTCTTGGCCACTTCATGTCTCTCTCAAGCTCCAGCGCCGGCACCAACCACCACCGTTTCTCCACCGACGTCACTTCCTCCAATGACAGCACAAACACCTTCTCCGGTTGCTTCACCGCCGGTTCCAGTTAACGAGCCAACTCCTGCTCCGACCACTTCTCCAACCACCGCTCCAACCACATCTCCTGTTGCATCTCCTCCTCAAATCGATGCTCCAGCTTCTGGTCCTTCCGCTGGATTAACTCCCACTTCTGCTCCGGCTCCCGGACCAGACACCGTAGCTGATGCGCCTGGAAGCGCCGCATGGGCTAACCAAGCATTCCTCATGGGAACATTTGTTGCCGGAGCATTATACGCTGTCATTTTGGCTTAG